The Glycine max cultivar Williams 82 chromosome 3, Glycine_max_v4.0, whole genome shotgun sequence sequence AAAAAGGAGAGTACAATTTCAAggctattttaggaaaaataattataaagaggAGTGTATTAGTAATTAGGGTTATGAAAAATAGcaatttcctttaatttttttaatgtgattgACAGAGGATGGCCCTTAATGGTTCAAGGGCCTAATCCATGTCTGTAAGTATGATGAGTTGGATCTTTATTTCTTCATTCCTTTTTTGGGTAGCCCATAAAGAGTCCGATGCGAAATTTATATTAACATTCCATTTTTTCTAAATACACTCCTCCTCACTATTATTGATACTCTATATACTCAAAATATTCCTATATCATTATTCCAGAAGGTACATTCCAGAATGATGTGTTTCAATTTTTGTATCCTAGAAACTATTTTTCAGaaagcatttttaaaaaatttagtgaaaataaaacattttgcatacgttccaaaattaaaaaagacaaCCATCTTAGTAAAGTGACACAAAGAAAACATTCTAATGTGCCTATATCCTACTTTTTCTTGAGTCCAAATTACATAACATATGCAAACTATATATGGAGATTCAACTCTTGTAAGCATTTCTTTTTCTAGGTTGCGGTAAGAGAATTAAGATATCAAATATCAGTAAAATCAAGAAAGTAAGGATGAAAGGAAGATCAAAGTAAGATATCAAATTGAAGTAACAAATAGAGAGAGAATGTTTTATTGCCATGGAAGGAGTACATTGGAACTAGGGTTAGGTATGTGTTGGAAATAAAGGGGAGGGACATTTTTGGAACGTTAATTAATACTGTTAGCGGTGAAGAACTtaaagtaatgtaaaaaaaaagggatgcatgtataattaaattaaacctaAGAGGAGATCATAAGATTAAATACaacagaaatatttttattttggagtGCTTACATCTTTATTTAATAATCTTCGTTGGAAGAGTacaatcattaattattttattttatttttttcagcaGTAGTTACGACTTTTGGATTTTACATATAGCACTTGGCCACAACACACAGAGGATTCTTCTTATGCTGTGTAACTCCTGGCAACACTTCAGTATCAATGTCTTCCTTTTTCATTCCTTGTGGCAATTCCCAGTCAAAGGAATAAAGAAGATTAGCAAGTATAAGATCCAATGCAGCAAATGCCATATTCATACCAGGGCACAATCTACGACCAGCACCGAATGGAATAAACTCAAAATCTTGTCCATAAAGATCTATGTCGCAATTTAAAAACCTCTCGGGTATAAACTCTTCTGGATCTTTCCAAGCCTTAGGATCTCTATGAATTGCCCAAGCATTCACATATAATAATGTCTTGGCTGGAATTTCGTAGCCATCTaacatgcattttttatttgtttctcttgGTATAAGTAGTGGTGCTGGTAAGTGCAATCTAAGTGTCTCTTTTATCACTGCCCTTAAGTAGGAAAACTTTTGAATATCATCTTCATCCAAGAAATCTTTCTTACCACTTAAGCCTCTAATTTCTTCTTGCACTTTCTTCATAATGCTTGGATTTTTTATTAGTTCAGTCATGGCCCAGATTGTTGTGACTTCAGTTGTACCTGTAGCTCCTACAAGTAAGTTCTGTAAAAAGAAAACCATAGTTAATAATTGAATGAATCAATGAAAATCAATTTACACCCAAGTACTCTTTTCTGTTGCCAGTGTTaaataagatttcttttttAGATTCATGCTTTTAGTCGtttccaaactttttttttcacttttatttactttaattttatgttatcaAATAACAATGTTAATTAATGACATAACAACAACGTTATCCGATTCAATGATGATTCATGATTATGAAATTTGATGAGATAGTtacttgtaattttaaattaaattattttttttaatttctctatcAACTAATTTGGCATAAGCGACTATTTTGAATATACAAGgattacaaatataatttatccaaaaattacatgtgacTATTTCTTTAGATTTGTTGGTGATGTGATAAATTTCTAAGTTAAACCGTCAATGTCTCGTTATTACTTGataatatagattaaaaataaaaataaagaaaaagttcaAAACTTTTACCgatcaaaatttagattaaaaactaaaatataaattttaaaaagtttagggaacagaaaaataataaacccTACAATTTTTGCTAaaatacacaaaataaaaaaaaaggaaaggaaaggaaatcCAAACCAAGAGCACTGCTTTGATGTTATCATTGGTGAGATCTATGGGAAACGTGTTGTTCTCTTTCAGTTGAAGTAAGACATCAACTAAATCCTCTTCCTCTGGAGTTTTTTTCTTAGAATTCATGTGTTCATCAATGGCTTCTTGGTAGAACTTATCCATCTCCTTGAAATTGCGTTCAAGACGTGCATCCAGTCCCCTGAGTTTATCAATCCAACCCATGAAAGGAATATAATCTGAAACAAAGAAGTTACCCAACATAGCTTCACACTCATTGAACAACTTATGGAATCTGCTACCTTCAGATCCCTCCTCTTCATACCTTCTCCCCAAAACAATTCTACATACAATAGTACTAATAAGAGATATAAGCACTTCATTTAAATTTGTAACTTTTGAAGATGAGGCATGcctagatattttttttatcatctgcTTGACCTCAAAATGTCTTATTGAGGTAAAGCTTTGGACACGTTTGGAGCTAAGGACATGGACAACACAAATTTTTCTGATTTCTCTCCAATAACTATCGTATGAGGAAAATCCCATGTCTAACCCATTATAGGTTAGTTTCTGTTGGCCTAGTAATTTAGGTCGTCCACAGCACTCAAGGTCATTGTCTTTCATTACCTCTTTGGCCAATTTTGGAGAGGAAACAACTATGGCTGGCCTTAATCCAAATTGAAGGGAAAATAAAGGACCATATTTCTTTGAGAGATGCCATAGCTGCTCATGAAGAGAAGGACTATCTAGTTGATGAAGATTCCCTATTATGGGAAGGCCTCTAGGACCTGGTGGAAGTGGTGGATTCTTGAAGGTTTTACGGTATTTGAAGAAGGACAACAAAAACAAAGGAAGAGTTAGGCATAGAAATAGAAGAAGGGGTGACAACATTTCAAAAACTTTTGAATGATATATTAGAACTCATGCGTTCAGCTTCAATTTTGTGGTATTTATAGAAAGATAGGTGATTCACCATGATTCTTGATCCCAAACTCTTATGTAACAGGTCAAAAttcaatgttaattttatattcgTAACTGGtgtataaaatttgattaaatagaGGAAGGGATCAATAGACTGTTTAAatgttttcattaataaaaactaataaattaattaacaattaatatttattgatgaaaaaattatatttgtaacaCATCCTTTGCATAAAATGTTAATTTCATTACGTGTGAACTTCTAACAAGGAACGGATAAACTCAAGAATCCGACGTCTTAAAtcataactaattaaatttgttcGCATTGATtggttaattagtttttttttttataattagattaGTACATTTTAGACTTTAGTAATCAATAAAATGGCATTATCCTTtaggacaaaagaaaaaagaaaaaggagaaggcCCCATAACAAAATGGATAAGCAAAAAGATAAGGCTGACATCTAATAATACTctagaaaagaaatagaagtttaagtaataaataaatagagatatGTGAGTTCTGAAgtctaaacttgaattacaggTTGAAGCTAAAGATTAAACATGCTAAAATTCAACCTGGTTAGATGTGAAGGGGACTCGTGCAGAAGAAATTCTACGCTGATGGGTtagatataaataataaatttataaataaaaagactataaattcaaaaatgtcaaaatattttttgataaattaatcaCTTATTCAGTGAATCCACACGCTCCAATACTTTTGGACACttacaaaatttattgaaattactaATAACTTGTTTGGATAAAGTAGTATCTATGTGTGCTCTGCCTTAAGTCACTTTTGCCCCAAGGAGAATTActtttagttaaaatatttgtggtgtaaaaaaaaaaaaaatcaacatctgAAGAGTAATTTGTGTTTAAAGCTTTGATGCTTTCCGCTAGTTATGAGGTATATACTATATAGATAGGGAATTCTTTGGTTTTACCGAAGAAGAAAGTAAATACAATTGTACAGTAGACATTGGATTCTTTTCTAGGTCCATAAGGTTGTCGGATCCTTATTATCACAGTCACGACTTCTATTATTATTTGTGGGTTCAAGGAATTGTCTCAATCAAAATTTATTCAAGATGATAAAGATGTCTTTCGGGTGGTCaggagttttttatttttatttttatttttattttttaaatatatatttttaaataacacGTGTTAGAAAAGTAATTTTACATTTATCATCAAAATTGAGAATAAAGAttttgtaaatttgattttaattttaaaaaacaattctaTTTACCATCATTACCACTTCGATTTTGTCATTATTGTTAGTGTCACAACATCATTATTGTTATCGTTTTATTGTATCACAATTATTATGATCattctattattattgtcattgtCATTATGTGTTGCCTTCTCACCACACCATCATCACTACTACCACCATCGTACCTTGCCTTTACTGccttcaccaccaccatcattcCACCACTTTTATCACCATTACAATTGTCATCATCGCCGCCAACAATACTACATTGTCGTCGTTGCCACCATTTCTCCATCGCAACTATCGCTATCATTTGTCACCTTCATTGTCGTGTCTCTTTCATTGTCACTATCCCACCCACTATCactgataattttaaaaatcgaaTTAGCAATTGACTTGATccaagaaactaaaaattaaaaatcgtgtgaaatttttaaaactaaaaattaaaaatcattctgAACGAAAGCTAAGCTAATGTGATCCAAGAAACATAagttgatatttaaatttttgaactgTTTATCACAACTATTTTTTGATGAATTGACATACCAACAAACAATCTAAtaacct is a genomic window containing:
- the CYP83E8 gene encoding cytochrome P450 83B1-like precursor yields the protein MLSPLLLFLCLTLPLFLLSFFKYRKTFKNPPLPPGPRGLPIIGNLHQLDSPSLHEQLWHLSKKYGPLFSLQFGLRPAIVVSSPKLAKEVMKDNDLECCGRPKLLGQQKLTYNGLDMGFSSYDSYWREIRKICVVHVLSSKRVQSFTSIRHFEVKQMIKKISRHASSSKVTNLNEVLISLISTIVCRIVLGRRYEEEGSEGSRFHKLFNECEAMLGNFFVSDYIPFMGWIDKLRGLDARLERNFKEMDKFYQEAIDEHMNSKKKTPEEEDLVDVLLQLKENNTFPIDLTNDNIKAVLLNLLVGATGTTEVTTIWAMTELIKNPSIMKKVQEEIRGLSGKKDFLDEDDIQKFSYLRAVIKETLRLHLPAPLLIPRETNKKCMLDGYEIPAKTLLYVNAWAIHRDPKAWKDPEEFIPERFLNCDIDLYGQDFEFIPFGAGRRLCPGMNMAFAALDLILANLLYSFDWELPQGMKKEDIDTEVLPGVTQHKKNPLCVVAKCYM